aattaacaTCACTTATCATCATACTCATAATATATTGCAGCAATATTTTCAAATTCTTAGTTGCACTGTgatttattttatcataaatATCACCATGTTTCTGTAATGATTTATTGTATAAATGTACCACAAAAATAACATCTTTTAAACACTCTGACTTATCAGAGTATTGTCTTTTACTGATATCTTCAATTCTATGAAGAATTCCATCAAGAAATTCTAAAAAATCTATATCATTATGTTCTTCAAAGTATAATAAAGCAAAATCAATATTAGCTTGTGAAATTGATATAagctttaaaaattcaatcatgTCTACTTGGGGGAtaactatgttttttttaatcatattttCAAATGGATTCTCTACTAAtaaattctttgtttttttgaGATAATCAAGTTGTAAGCAGGAGTAAACAGGAATGTATTTTCGCCAATTGAGGTTTTTACAACATTTTCCAATTAAATGTGATAAGTTTGTGTGTATACATTTTCTTATGATAACATTATTGCAAGGTATTTTAGACAGATCACTAATAAGGCCAATCAATACTGTTTGATCTTCAAGATTTAATGATCCATCAAAATGTGTTATGATTCTAGTTACATGGTACAATGGTACTGGTGACCATTTAACTAAAGGtagagtttttaaaattctcaACAATGTTGCATTCTCTTTGAGAACTTCATTCAAATTGTTCATAAGAGACTTATATTCATGATCAAATAGTACTATGTCATTAATAGCTCTCAATGTCGTCATAGCCTCGGATTCATTGTGTATACCATATTGAAGGTGATAATTCAAGCATTTCAATTTAACTTGTGTGTTGTCATGTTTCAGGCCAATATTAAATGCACAATTCAACCAGCAGCGGCCAATATCTGTTACAAGctcaaataattttaatgagGGTAGTACAATATTACTCTGTTTTTCTTCTAAACTGTCTATCAGTATGAAGAAGTTGTCCCACATCTTCTTTAAATTtgctttatttttgttattccaCACAAATTGACTTTTGGATGTTACAATGACATTCTTTTTGTTGTTCATTACGTAATCTATTGCTCTTTTTGCTAAATATATTGATTGCTTTCTTGCAAATGTATCCTCAGAACTTAATCCAAGTAATACCAAAtcccaaaatttattttcagaaATTATATGAGATTCTATAGTAGCACCAGAGTCCACAGGCAAATAGTAATTAGACAAGCAGCATATAACTTTTAAAGCAACCATTCCTTTCTCATCCGTTAATTCTTTGAGAAAGTTCCATATTCTGTCAAGGATATTATACCCTTCTACAATTGAAAAGAACCGAGGCACagtatttgttaaaaaatatacgAAAACTTTTTCATCTTTACAGCATACAATATGTTCTAAAGGTGTACTAAGAAATGGTAAAGACAATTTTGAATTACTTTTTTCGTTTGCATCCAAAATACTCCCACATATTTTCAGGTGCAGCAACGTTGTTTTAAGCTTCTCTACTTCAGTTTCGGAGCTTATAACATTTGTATGTGTGGGCAAATATATTTCTGTGAGTATTTGTTGGATCAAATGTTCAGATTTGAATTTAACAGTGCTTGGGTTTAGAGTAAGaacagtggtgataattttacaAATGGCACCTACATTTTGGTCATTTATGTTAGCTAGGAGTTTGCCAACAAAGTGGTATTCAGCCTCATTGTCACATTCGCTGTTCTCACGAATGTTTATCAGTTGCTTATATTGTAGTAAATGTATGAAGTTATTTAGGTGCTGAGAGCTTAAGGTGCTTTTTCCCATCAAGTTTTTAGCTCTTATATCTATTACCTCCTCGTCCAAATCAAGTAAATCCATGAAGGAAAGAATTTCTTCGTCAGAATGCATATTGAGGTTGCCGGTAATTGCGTAGATATAACAGTTTCACGACACAAGATAGAATAACATTAAGTATGATAGTCACAAATagtactataataatttttatggaTATTGGATACTTTTCACCTAAATGTTTTTATTgccgtttttttaatgtaacaaaaaataaccTAAAAGAACCGCCGTAGTTGGTTGTATTTGGTATTTATATAGCTACTGTGATAGCTACTTCGctattaattgttttttgtttatcTCTTTCTATGGCTTTTGCGGATGTAAAGTTACGAGCAGCAaaataatgattataatattatactctgTGTTCAATCAATGGTCGTGTTCGTTTACTTCTCTTTATGCATACGTGCGCGATTCGTGCAGGTGTAAAAGGTTTTTTAGTTGCCACACTTTGATTTAATTTGAGATTATCTACCTACTCAGGCTTGAAAGAGATAGAACCCAGAGCCAGTAAGAAAAAAATCCCAGATGGTCTTCTCCATTTCCGAAGGCTCAAAAGcactagaacccagagccgtaaaacgagttaaataaaaaataaaaatccatttCCGACAGGCGACAACTAGCCAGTGTTACCAACTTAATGGTTGTAGCTCATTTTTGTCGATTTTTGTGCTATTTTTAGAGGCTTAGCCACACTCAACAAAACTAACTTAagtcaataggtacctaattattaaaaaccaagtcaagtgcgagtcggacttgcacacgaagggttctatGCCAACGTCCacgaaatttatttttttaattattttttgtgattaaccacaaattcaaagttttaagatttttccctttacataatatgataaaacagattgttatgttcccaattttaataattctagataaacgggaagtaccttatagatTTTAATTCCATTGACAGGTCCTAACAACAGACACGAGAGACAGACAAAGAGAtaggcagacaacgaagtaatcctatatgggttccttttttacccaacttccaaaaaggaggtggtaaaattctcaattcagcccgtttgtagggttccgtacctcaaaaggaaaaacggaacccttgttataggatcactttgttgtctgtctgtctatttttcTTAATGTTCGATTGCTTAACATTACCGATCGGCTTCAAAATATGAAAGAAAAacgaagtaaaaatatacttttattcCTAGTTACACACTGGATTACACgacataagtttttttaatttaccgcTATTTCTCATTAGAAGCTTTCAATAGACTTCTTTTTTATCTTGTTCTAGGGGTAATTTTTTTGAGGAATCGGTAACACTGCCACAGCCATATCTgccaaaaaaaaaggtttggATTATTGTTCAGTCGACAACTTCGATTAAAAAATAAGAGAAAATAAAATCCAGtggtaaaaattgttttagaaactAATTAATTGACTACAATATAGTTTACTGTTTCATTGCTTAgcatatgttttttaaattaccaacgaTAACTTTTCCATAGGATTTTCTTCAACGTAAGTTGAAATGGAAGATAATTCCTGTAGCGATGACGAAATTAAGGATTCGCCCTCGAGCCCTAAATTAGGTAGTAAAAAGTTGAAATTAAACGATGGTAGTTCACAGGACAGTGCCAAGGAAACTCGTGAgtattgatttaattttatttttgcatctttaattttttatgtgaggtgcgtatatttttgtttgtttttctatCAGCGTCTGTTAGTAAAGAGGAGAAAGATGAAAACGTGGACAGTGGGGTGTCGGCAGACAAATCTGAGAGTACAAGCAGTGAGGATCGCGCAACTGCAGCCGTCGAGGCTCCTGTGAACAACGAAGTTGTGACAGTCGCTCCATCTAGCAGTAACGTCCATGCTATATTACTAAATATCAGACATCCAAGAAGGTCGAGGTTTTATAGGAAACGCAAGACGCCAGATAGGGATTCTGATAGTGATTCGTCAAGGGATTCTGATGATTTATCGGTGGAGGAAATGCCAGAAGAAAGAGCTAATAACTTGACTGATGGAGATTCTGCTACAGACTCCTCAAACGGAATGCCTAGTGCGTgagtagtatttttatttatatacttcaTAAGGAAAGGCTGCATTAGACTTGCTGTGAATGTTTACACAGTACAAGTGGCTTGTCATAGGTGACAAGCAAGTTTCATTGTAGTAGTAGAATTTTTAgcgtaagctgtgatagcctagtggttaggacgtctgccttcttatcggaggtgGGGGGTTGGATCTCGGGCAtgcacttttaacttttcggcgttatgtgcgttttaattaatttaatatcacttgctttaacggtgaaggaaaacatcgtgaggaaacctacatgcctgagagttgtccataatgttctcaaaggtgtgtgaagtctaccaatctgtatatggccagcgtgatagactatggccaaggctcactctgagaggagacccgtgctctgtagtgagctggtcatgggttgatcatgatgattataggCATAACATACAATTCAATATTGTAAAAAATGCATTGTGTGCATTGTAATTTCAAAGAGCACGTCATtgatttttacaaattgttGTAAAACAGAAGCAGCAGCTTAGTCAACAGAAGCAGCTCCGACTCATCGTCAGACTCCAACGAGAGCTATGACAGTGATGATTTACTCAACATACAGTCGGGGGACACGGACAGTGATGAAGCCCCCTGGTTCAGGAACAACGATGATGAGAACCAGGGTAAGCTGCCACCGGTGCTGCTCAAAACACAACCTGTACATAAATATCAGATTCTTAGAGGTAAGGGTAAAAACtttatctatgtatataaaaggaacaggtgactgactgactgactgatctatcaacgcacagctcaagctactggatggattgggctgaaatttagcatgcagctTGCAGATAGTTACTATggcgatttttgaaaattcatcccctaagggggtgtaataggggtttcaaatttgtgtagtccatgcagtcacgagtataagctagtaatcttAAAGTAGATTAAgagaaaagttgactgactgatctatcaatgcacagctcaaaatactagatggatcgagctgaaatttagcatgcagatagttaatatgacataggcatccgctaagaaatgatttttgaaattcaactaCTAGgtgagtgaaataggggtatggaatttgtgtagtccatgtggacgaagtcacgagcataagatagtcaccaaaaaaaattatatgtgttcattaacaattaattagtattttcaacttttaaagtaaaattactataccaagtgaggtatcatatgaaagcgcCATTATAtggacattctaaaacaggtttttatttatttttatgcaaagtagtttttgatttaccatgcaaaatgtcgaaaaaaattcgactgtagtacggaaccctcggtacgcgcgactcactcgcacttagccggttttattttattttacgacTAAAGTCAGCACACATAAATGGCTGAAATGTACAGTACGTAGTAGTAAGACGATTACTTAGCCACAGCTCTAAAACCACTAAAGTTGTGTATTAGCAACAGTTGATATTCAAAAagtgttacagttcttgcaattcacgaatgCGAGTGAACTTAACTTGTGGTAACTTCGTATACATGGACATTGCGtacgtgtgcgtgcatgtcgcaccaatcagtcgcgagcaagcgctcgcaaacgcacacatttactgtaccttacgtataccgatacgacttaaacacaagcatgagtcactcgccTTTATGTGCATTGTGAGCAGtgctatgctgagtttgcgaccttttgtttattgttagttattaataacattgtacatactagttactagcaataatgaaaacaataaagcatatttattattatgatgaatGTGTTTGAATTTATGTTGTTTTACAGAGGTGTTCAATCGAGAGATGGGTCTAACGTTTCCCTACGGCAAGATGATTCAGAGTGACCTGATGTTTGAGCGCAAGTTCTACGGCTCCCTTCACGCCGTCTACCGGCTGGACAAGTTGCATAATCTCGTCAAGCACAAGGGCTGTGTTAATTCTATTAATTTTCACCCAGAAGGTATCAatgattttcttttatatataatatttctcacccggctatactcacgtgttaagtcgacgctagcccgactagtttcgtaACCATCAGGGGTCCTTTTTtaagttcgcgcacgcgtcgcggttaagacTGCGCGGCGCGCGCGCCGCTGCCCGCACAGCCCGTTGAGTATAGCtgggtgagagatattatatactagttgatgccagcgacttcgtccacgtggatttacatttttcaaaatcctgtgagaactcttgattttccggcataaaaagtagcctatgtgttaatctagggtataatctatctccattccaaatccgttcagccgtttttgcgtaattgagtaacaaacatccacactttcacatttattttatatttatttgtattaggattaggatattaggattaggataatggaaatcactcatgagaaccaaagagttctcacgggagtttcaaaaaccttaatccacgcagacgaagtcgtgggcatcagctagaaagtactaaaatcgtactttgacaTGACAGATGACACATTGAGCTAAAATGGAGAGTGAGAAAATGTATGCATTTCATCCttcttacatttttattttatttgcgtcTGCCAATCGACTGCATGGTGGACTTTGGCCAATCCCTTCTCttactgagaagagacccgtgcgtgctctgtagtgagccgataatgggttgatgatgatgatgatgaaattttaCACATTAAAATGTTTCTCAGGTCGCTTGCTGGCATCCGGGTCAGACGACACCAACGTCATTATATGGGACTGGGCGAAGAGGACGGCCCTGCAGACCATCAAGACTGGCCACAAGTCCAACGTGTTCCAGAGCAAATTCCTCTACCTCAACGCTCAGAGCCAGCTTAATATCGTCACATGCGCCAGAGATGGAcaggtatgttttattttagccTTTAAACTATCTTGAGTGACAaccgtctaaatatataaaaggaaaagttgactgactaactgactgacatctATCAACGCTCGGCTCAagctactagacggatcgagctgaaatttggcatgcaagctaatgtgacgtagacatccgctaaggatttttgaaaatcaacctCTAAGGGAGAAGAATAGGGGTtcaaagtttgtgtagtccacgacgaagtcgcgggcataagctagttataaatataacgACAAGCTGGCTCATGACTGGACTCACGTGATTAGTCGAAGTAAGCCTGCCTAGTTACGTTAGGCTAATTTAGTTAAGTTCGTTGGgttatagtttagtttagcTAAACTTTTtggttatatattttatgttttcaatttaatgtttttagaTTCGggttattaacaaaaaaaaatgatggtaactttttaaaattttgacaacAGTTTCCTTTTGTATGATCAAAAGGAAaccaagaaaataaataaaataaaataaaaatcttttgtactcaaagtgctttcgaatcgtcggatgcatctaccactggttcggaatgccaagACACCAGATACCGATTTTGTAATAATTAGGCCCAATAACAAAgcatttcaaaatggcggaagtGACGTATGAACGTTACTTCCGTCCGAAAAAGATCTGAGTTACTTTCAGGTTGCACCGTAAGAAGTTTTGATTCAAAAACGGTTATTCCCAGGTGCGATTACTGCAATGTCCAGCCAGCGGCGGCACGGCGTCGCGGCGGCGGCTTGCGTCACACAAGCGCCCCGCACACAAGCTGCACGTGTCGGCCGCCGACCCGCACGTTGTGGTCTCTGCGGGGGAGGACGGCCTGGTCATCATGTCCGATGTGCGAGTGGAGCATACTGTGAAGtgagtgtcatcatcatcatcaaccgatagacgtccactgctggacataggtctcttgtaggaacttcggCTTCTtccgactcgcctgatgtcgtccgtacacctagtgggggggtgttccaacgctgcgcttccggtgcgaggtcgccattccagcaccttgggaccccaacgttatcggttgtacgaactatgtgccctgcccattgctacttcagtttcgcaacctgttgagctatatcggttactctagttctcctatagatctcctcatttctgatttgatcacgtagagaaactccaagcatagctctctcacAGCAGTATACTTCAGAGCATTTCTGCGAGCCCCCAGAGGTGAGTCTTTTAGGCTCTAAAAGCTGTACTTAATACGGCTAGCGCAGCTCTGTAAATCAGTCAGGGTACGCGTTTTCCTGGTGGACCCAACGTCCTATGTCGTAACGAAGCCCACAAGCCATCCCAAAGTCATTGTTGCAACCATTGTTTGTTCCAGGAACTTCCACCTATGCTCGTTCCCACTATACAGCATGGCGGGACACCCGCTCAACAAGAACCAGCTCCTGCTGGCGGGACAGGACAAGTTCGTGCACGTGTTCGACACGCGCCGCGCCACGCAGCCGCTTGCCAAGTACTGCCCCGGACATTTCCACGACCAGCCAGTAAGTCAACTCTTTATTAGGATGTCCAATCCACTGCCTTAAAATATATGAGATATTTGAGGAACCTGAAATATAATTCAGATGATTTCCTGGGCAAGTAAATATTCTGCCGTGAAAACCGATAGTAGTCACAATTTCGTCACTCTCTAATGTTATAACTACCTATAAAGAGCTTCAGTCTTCAATTTGCAATAGTATTCTTAAACTACAAAAGTTAAAACTCATTTTAGATTTGCATGGTTCATGTCTCATCGAGGTAATCCTGAGAACATATTTTCTGATAATGGAACTAAtttttaatgtgaaagtgtaatACATTAGTGGATCGGACCACATAGCAACAACTACCTTGCTTTTTACAAATTTACAATATCAATCAAATTATACTTttatatcactcagtgaagcagcaatgtatttattaataatgattTTGTTATAGAACAAAGGATCGCGCCGTATGAAGTCTACTATGCACCTAACATGCGCGGTGTACAACCACAACGGAACGGAAATATTGGGCTCCTACAACGACGAGGATGTTTACTTGTTCGACGTCAACAAAGACGTTTACGACAAGTAAGTACGATTtataataattgggtatttgactacatcaaaaaaaaaaatatttctcagtgattattaaatagagggtcttccaaaatacgtaaaatctacGTCCTTTTTTAGTtaggttttaagtgtaataaccattttaaattatcgattaaactaaaaaaagcacgtcaaatgattgtgacgtcacacaccggtatttcatagaatctcgcatactaagcgcgcgttttgacgtttgataaaaagttactgatttgactagttgtcaaataccgtattttaaACTAACGAAAACGATTTCAAACTAAAATCATTGTTCTAGAGACACAAGCGACGGCAAAGACGGATATACGCATCGGTATAGTGGACATCGTAACATTGCTACATTCAAGGTagttttattcattactagctgatgcccgcgacttcgtccgcgtggaattaggtttttaaaaatcccgtgggaactctttccgggataaaaagtagcctatgtcactctccaggtgtatACCCATCACTCACtgtatacccatacaaaaaatcacgtcaatccgtggcaccgttattgaaggacaaagaaacacactttcgcatttataataagggtactgcaACCGGCTGAGCTTTTAGTTGCTAACTAAAAGCTCAGCCGGTTGCTTGCCGCaactttgttttttaaaatacttaaaaaaataattaaattttatttttatttttatttaaggggGTGTCATTCTTCGGGCCGAAAAGTGAATACATCGTGTCAGGGTCGGATTGCTCGTACATCTACATTTGGGAGAAGGAGTCGGAGGCTATCGTGCAGTGGATGGAGGGGGATATGAATGGCGTGGTGAGTACTCCATAAATggcgtgtttgataaatcatataaCAAAAAATAGTTAGTGCCATAAATTTTTTCCTTGCCTTCTactacgcggcagaaactaatgtacatcgacctttagaaggagatagcagatttgtagagcattgtctcttttgtcgagaccgacaaacgtcatataggtatgagtgacagagacaacgcactacaaagccgaaatgtcattctaaaggccgatgtatgtacattactttgtgccgcgtactgtaattgaGAAACATTCAAACGGTCTGTCGAGTTCACagaagctttttttattttttattagaaagTAAAACGgcgtacttacataatattaataattttttttaacagaatagactTACATTGGGACAAAGCTATCTtggtgcgtggcgaaaatctAAACCAACGTTTCCGTCAAGTgtaccctttgttcttgttaGAATATTCTTAGCCTTTGTCCTCCAACagtgcccccctgtcaatgtttagagcctcaatagctcaaccgttaaaggagtagactgaaaaccgaaaggtcgacggttcaaaccccgcccgttgcactattgtcgtacctactcctagcacaagcttgacgcttagttggagaggaaaggggaatattagtcatttaacatggctaatattctttaaaaaaaaatgtcattcaagtgccactGTAGAAATTTAGTCAACAGATCATACTCAACAGATCTACCGATTAATTAATGTCATTCTattcgtcttgatggcgcgaGGGTCACTGGgtacataaaattctttaaaataatcgGAATCAGAGGCGGATTTTATGCACCTTAATGTACATTATATAATCTATATTTTAATTccattttagaatagaatagaatataatgtttttttattcatgtaaacttaagtgcttatgaatagtcaggtagttttaatttaccactggttcggaatgccgttcctaccgagaagaaccagcaagaaactcggcagttgctcattttaattcttaatttttcaattgGTTAAATATGATATTAACAACATCATGAAACTTCTCCATTACCTATGCT
The nucleotide sequence above comes from Maniola hyperantus chromosome 8, iAphHyp1.2, whole genome shotgun sequence. Encoded proteins:
- the LOC117984835 gene encoding DDB1- and CUL4-associated factor 8: MEDNSCSDDEIKDSPSSPKLGSKKLKLNDGSSQDSAKETPSVSKEEKDENVDSGVSADKSESTSSEDRATAAVEAPVNNEVVTVAPSSSNVHAILLNIRHPRRSRFYRKRKTPDRDSDSDSSRDSDDLSVEEMPEERANNLTDGDSATDSSNGMPSASSSLVNRSSSDSSSDSNESYDSDDLLNIQSGDTDSDEAPWFRNNDDENQGKLPPVLLKTQPVHKYQILREVFNREMGLTFPYGKMIQSDLMFERKFYGSLHAVYRLDKLHNLVKHKGCVNSINFHPEGRLLASGSDDTNVIIWDWAKRTALQTIKTGHKSNVFQSKFLYLNAQSQLNIVTCARDGQVRLLQCPASGGTASRRRLASHKRPAHKLHVSAADPHVVVSAGEDGLVIMSDVRVEHTVKNFHLCSFPLYSMAGHPLNKNQLLLAGQDKFVHVFDTRRATQPLAKYCPGHFHDQPNKGSRRMKSTMHLTCAVYNHNGTEILGSYNDEDVYLFDVNKDVYDKDTSDGKDGYTHRYSGHRNIATFKGVSFFGPKSEYIVSGSDCSYIYIWEKESEAIVQWMEGDMNGVVNCIETHPRFPVMATSGLDKDVKLWIPKRQMDPDYKGMKKVVRENSFSPRSPLFNDFLPSLYSAWRNESRSNADDSIPSYGGNIEFDGNVCTAF